The Rubrivirga sp. SAORIC476 genome contains a region encoding:
- a CDS encoding prolyl oligopeptidase family serine peptidase, translating to MRPLVLFVALASLAAAQQRPALTIEQITQAPETWIGAWPSEPFWTDAGDAVYFEWNPRGAFPADSLFRVDPEGGTPVQVPAAERRTLAPRFQGLTSDGSYSPDRTRRAFVRGGDLYVLTVRDGRTERITRTPERESQPRFLADGSLVVRRGDALVRLDEGRWWTITDLREGRAPSDLEPSPQAAYLRDQQTRLFDVLRERVRRDSLAEAARESEALDPDAPPVVYVGDRSVGALDADASGRFVAMTLSDAGDSERTRMVDYVTTSGVAEEIRARPKVGGPRTGADLIVIDADRDTTLQIDLTVLPGAFDAPDFSDAEADSSRQFLPFLSWHPTQPGVAVVDVRTVDNKDRWLARLDAATGTLTVLDRQRDEAWVAGPGISWWGGGSAGGFLPDGRYWFQSERTGWSHLYAVDLTTGTVEALTEGAFEVEEATLTADGRTWVLETSEGDLGQRHVWTMPTTTGGFARRRQITEGVGKWDAAVSPDGRRLALLHSTATRPPEVFVQRIGGEAVQVTESVTDAFAAYPWREAEIVEIPASDGARVPARIYRPETPNGAAVLFVHGAGYLQNAHRWWSGYPREMQFHNLLADAGYVVLDLDYRASAGYGRDWRTAVYRHMGGRDLQDYVDASRYVGDAFGIDPERVAIYGGSYGGFLTLMALFTEAEHFGGGAALRSVTDWAHYNDTYTRNILNSPLDDPEAYLRSSPIEFAAGLEDPLLMTHGLVDDNVQPQDIFRLSQRLIELGKRDWELAIAPVEPHGYREPTSWADKLHRILDLIEHSVGPRRADDSEG from the coding sequence ATGCGCCCGCTCGTCCTCTTCGTCGCCCTCGCCAGCCTCGCCGCCGCGCAGCAGCGGCCCGCGCTCACCATCGAGCAGATCACGCAGGCCCCGGAGACGTGGATCGGCGCGTGGCCGTCGGAGCCGTTCTGGACGGACGCGGGCGACGCGGTCTACTTCGAGTGGAACCCGCGCGGCGCCTTCCCGGCCGACTCGCTCTTCCGTGTGGACCCGGAGGGCGGCACGCCGGTGCAGGTGCCCGCAGCCGAGCGCCGGACCCTCGCGCCGCGCTTCCAGGGGCTCACGTCGGACGGGAGCTACAGCCCGGACCGGACGCGCCGGGCGTTCGTCCGCGGCGGGGACCTGTACGTGCTCACCGTGCGCGACGGTCGCACGGAGCGGATCACCCGGACGCCGGAGCGCGAGTCCCAGCCCCGCTTCCTGGCCGACGGTAGCCTGGTGGTGCGCCGTGGCGACGCGCTCGTCCGCCTGGACGAGGGGCGGTGGTGGACGATCACCGACCTCCGCGAGGGCCGCGCACCGTCCGACCTGGAGCCGTCGCCGCAGGCGGCGTACCTCCGCGACCAGCAGACGCGCCTCTTCGACGTGCTCCGCGAGCGTGTCCGCCGCGACTCGCTCGCCGAGGCGGCCCGCGAGTCCGAGGCCCTCGACCCCGACGCCCCGCCGGTCGTCTACGTCGGCGACCGGTCCGTGGGCGCCCTCGACGCCGACGCCAGCGGCCGGTTCGTCGCGATGACGCTGTCCGACGCCGGCGACTCCGAGCGGACCCGGATGGTGGACTACGTGACCACCTCGGGCGTGGCCGAGGAGATCCGCGCCCGGCCGAAGGTGGGCGGCCCGCGCACCGGCGCCGACCTGATCGTGATCGACGCCGACCGCGACACGACGCTCCAGATCGACCTGACGGTGCTCCCGGGCGCCTTCGATGCGCCCGACTTCTCCGACGCTGAGGCCGACTCGTCGCGCCAGTTCCTGCCCTTCCTGTCGTGGCACCCGACCCAGCCCGGCGTCGCCGTGGTGGACGTGCGGACGGTCGACAACAAGGACCGCTGGCTCGCCCGCCTCGACGCGGCGACGGGCACGCTCACCGTCCTCGACCGCCAGCGCGACGAGGCATGGGTCGCCGGACCGGGCATCAGCTGGTGGGGCGGCGGCAGCGCAGGTGGGTTTCTCCCGGATGGCCGCTACTGGTTCCAGTCCGAGCGGACCGGCTGGAGCCACCTCTACGCCGTCGACCTGACCACGGGCACCGTCGAGGCGCTCACCGAGGGTGCGTTCGAGGTCGAGGAGGCCACCCTCACGGCTGACGGGCGGACGTGGGTTCTGGAAACGTCGGAGGGCGACCTCGGCCAGCGGCACGTCTGGACGATGCCCACCACGACCGGCGGCTTCGCCCGGCGTCGGCAGATTACCGAGGGCGTCGGCAAGTGGGACGCGGCGGTGTCGCCCGACGGGCGGCGGCTGGCGCTGCTCCACTCGACGGCGACGCGCCCGCCCGAGGTGTTCGTCCAGCGAATCGGCGGTGAGGCGGTGCAGGTGACCGAGTCGGTGACGGACGCGTTCGCGGCGTACCCGTGGCGCGAGGCCGAGATCGTCGAGATCCCGGCGTCCGACGGCGCCCGCGTGCCCGCGCGCATCTACCGGCCGGAGACGCCGAACGGCGCGGCCGTGCTGTTCGTCCACGGCGCGGGCTACCTCCAGAACGCGCACCGCTGGTGGAGCGGCTACCCCCGCGAGATGCAGTTCCACAACCTGCTGGCGGATGCGGGGTACGTGGTCCTCGACCTCGACTACCGGGCGTCGGCGGGCTACGGCCGCGACTGGCGGACGGCGGTCTACCGCCACATGGGAGGCCGCGATCTCCAGGACTATGTCGACGCGAGCCGCTACGTGGGCGACGCGTTCGGCATCGACCCGGAGCGCGTCGCGATCTACGGCGGCTCGTACGGCGGCTTCCTGACGCTGATGGCGCTCTTCACCGAGGCGGAGCACTTCGGCGGCGGCGCGGCGCTCCGCAGCGTGACCGACTGGGCGCACTACAACGACACGTACACCCGCAACATCCTCAACTCGCCCCTCGACGACCCCGAGGCGTACCTCCGCTCGTCGCCCATCGAGTTCGCGGCCGGGCTGGAGGACCCACTCCTGATGACGCACGGGCTGGTGGACGACAACGTCCAGCCGCAGGACATCTTCCGGCTGAGCCAGCGCCTGATCGAGC
- a CDS encoding MarR family winged helix-turn-helix transcriptional regulator, with protein sequence MSAPSADHVRAFSTTLRVLGLLFERVAAESSGAHEALSKQELRAVDVLGVRGPLRMGALADDLRVGQSAVTPLVDRLESAGTVVRRRSEADRRVWHVALTDAGEAVFQAERRAYERVAAAMLEPLPEADRVTLLSLLARVEQAVSAGE encoded by the coding sequence ATGTCTGCCCCGTCTGCCGATCACGTCCGTGCCTTCTCGACGACGCTCCGCGTGCTGGGCCTTCTGTTCGAGCGGGTCGCTGCCGAGTCGTCGGGCGCACACGAGGCCCTGAGCAAGCAGGAACTGCGCGCCGTCGACGTGCTGGGGGTCCGCGGCCCACTCCGGATGGGTGCGCTGGCGGATGACCTTCGGGTGGGGCAGAGCGCCGTGACACCGCTCGTGGACCGCCTGGAGTCGGCAGGCACGGTGGTGCGCCGGAGGAGCGAGGCCGACCGGCGCGTGTGGCACGTCGCGCTGACCGACGCGGGCGAGGCGGTCTTCCAGGCCGAGCGCCGGGCCTACGAGCGGGTGGCGGCGGCCATGTTGGAGCCCCTTCCCGAGGCCGACCGGGTGACGTTGCTGTCGCTCCTGGCGCGCGTCGAGCAGGCGGTGAGCGCGGGCGAGTAG
- a CDS encoding PAS domain-containing protein yields MQQPIPIKSRLNLVPLASPDPTGLPPDEEALQPQTPVEAGLRLITYHLGVPAALLFTADAAGALHLASAVGSWGDDPSTIQGLVDRLGGGGVDVLDVAGTIEGVRFVAGARLGDGDGALLVVGSEAHDPSEAWTEAFATASQLALGLVRSLPGALDLGRLLHEVAVHPGTFEDRLGLALQQATEMLGLDGAAFVHIDRGLWMPQTVYDPSERLVPVRPIALGETFCAITVQTDGPFGVEDAAASPAGPASPGAYIGAPVFVQGRCVGTFCVVGHGPRARPFSDADRALVESLARWMGASVQGSTTARELADREADLAGFFDGAPMGMGIVRLLDGDLEFVRVNATAATALGATPEAIAGQRATDLGLGGRIGRQWLAACRRALEDGTAQRFDVDAGTPDRPRRMATTVSRIDADDEVPRFAFIVEDRSLRGLEGGPSPVEALLAHAPLALFAADPAGRLVMSGGRGLDLLGLSLDTSRGRLLGDLFASAPKAATGIADALAGHDAAWLVEVGDRAFEIRVQGRADRAGQPAGLIGVALDVTGHHASTSRIAEAEARKALLKHLDHEIRSPLTSILGYADLLEEHPSPEDLAEVRGVIGRAGERLMAALDEMALLGGEAAASPPEPTDPCAVLMRAAEGSRTAAEARRLSLNLWCSLPDEPLLMDAALFERLLRTLISGAVATAQGACVDVRMKASGPVGMEIVVTGGTPGTLFGLREAYVPRLAEALGGSARYLDGDPPGWSLRLPRQQVPVVDLPEVDHPARAVGWADGGTGEAPAMVFPVEAS; encoded by the coding sequence ATGCAACAGCCGATCCCTATAAAGAGTCGTCTCAACCTTGTCCCCCTGGCTTCTCCTGACCCCACTGGGCTTCCTCCGGACGAGGAGGCCCTCCAACCCCAGACGCCGGTCGAAGCCGGGCTCCGTCTGATCACGTACCACCTCGGGGTGCCCGCGGCGCTCCTGTTCACGGCCGACGCGGCCGGGGCGCTCCACCTCGCGTCCGCGGTGGGCTCCTGGGGCGACGACCCGAGCACCATCCAGGGCCTCGTCGACCGGCTCGGTGGGGGAGGGGTGGATGTGCTCGATGTGGCCGGCACCATCGAGGGCGTCCGGTTCGTCGCCGGCGCTCGCCTCGGCGACGGCGACGGCGCGCTGTTGGTAGTCGGGTCGGAGGCGCACGACCCCAGCGAAGCCTGGACCGAAGCGTTCGCGACGGCCAGCCAGCTGGCCCTCGGCCTGGTTCGCTCGCTGCCCGGCGCGCTGGATCTGGGCCGCCTGCTGCACGAGGTGGCCGTCCACCCTGGCACGTTCGAGGACCGCCTCGGCCTCGCGCTCCAGCAGGCCACGGAGATGCTGGGCCTCGACGGCGCCGCCTTCGTCCACATCGACCGCGGGCTGTGGATGCCGCAGACCGTGTACGACCCCTCGGAGCGGCTCGTGCCGGTGCGCCCGATTGCGCTGGGCGAGACGTTCTGCGCGATCACCGTCCAGACCGACGGGCCGTTCGGCGTGGAGGACGCAGCCGCGTCGCCGGCCGGACCGGCCTCGCCTGGCGCCTACATCGGCGCGCCGGTGTTCGTGCAGGGGCGCTGCGTGGGCACGTTCTGTGTGGTCGGCCACGGGCCGCGTGCGCGGCCCTTCTCGGACGCCGACCGCGCCCTCGTCGAGTCGCTCGCCCGCTGGATGGGGGCGTCGGTGCAGGGCTCCACGACCGCCCGCGAACTCGCCGACCGCGAGGCCGACCTGGCGGGCTTCTTCGACGGCGCGCCCATGGGCATGGGCATCGTCCGCCTCCTCGACGGCGACCTGGAGTTCGTCCGCGTGAACGCCACGGCCGCCACGGCGCTCGGCGCCACGCCCGAGGCCATCGCCGGGCAGCGCGCCACCGACCTGGGGCTCGGCGGGCGGATCGGTCGCCAGTGGCTCGCCGCCTGCCGCCGTGCCCTCGAAGACGGCACCGCCCAGCGCTTCGACGTCGACGCCGGCACGCCGGACCGCCCGCGCCGCATGGCGACCACGGTCTCGCGCATCGACGCGGACGACGAGGTGCCGCGCTTCGCGTTCATCGTCGAGGACCGGTCGCTCCGGGGCCTGGAGGGCGGCCCCTCGCCGGTCGAGGCGCTGCTCGCACACGCGCCGCTCGCCCTGTTCGCTGCCGACCCGGCCGGCCGCCTCGTCATGAGCGGAGGACGCGGCCTGGACCTCCTCGGCCTGTCGCTCGACACGTCCCGGGGGCGACTCCTCGGCGACCTGTTCGCCAGCGCCCCGAAGGCCGCCACGGGCATCGCCGACGCGCTCGCGGGCCACGACGCCGCGTGGCTGGTCGAGGTTGGCGACCGGGCCTTCGAGATCCGCGTCCAGGGCCGGGCCGACCGTGCCGGGCAACCGGCCGGACTCATCGGCGTCGCGCTCGACGTCACGGGGCACCATGCTTCGACGTCTCGGATCGCCGAGGCCGAGGCCCGCAAGGCGCTCCTCAAGCACCTCGACCACGAGATCCGCTCGCCGCTCACCTCCATCCTCGGCTACGCCGACCTGCTGGAGGAGCACCCGTCGCCGGAGGATCTCGCCGAGGTCCGAGGCGTGATCGGCCGGGCAGGGGAGCGGCTCATGGCCGCCCTCGACGAGATGGCACTCCTGGGGGGCGAGGCCGCGGCCTCGCCTCCGGAGCCGACCGATCCGTGCGCCGTGCTGATGCGGGCGGCGGAAGGCAGCCGCACGGCCGCCGAGGCGCGACGGCTGTCACTCAACCTGTGGTGTTCGCTCCCCGACGAGCCCTTGTTGATGGATGCCGCCCTGTTCGAGCGCCTGCTGCGGACGCTCATCAGCGGCGCCGTCGCGACGGCCCAGGGCGCCTGCGTCGACGTTCGGATGAAGGCCTCGGGGCCTGTCGGCATGGAGATCGTGGTGACGGGCGGAACGCCAGGGACCCTCTTCGGACTCCGGGAAGCCTACGTGCCGCGCCTCGCCGAGGCGCTCGGGGGCAGCGCTCGCTATCTCGACGGCGACCCGCCGGGCTGGTCGCTCCGCCTGCCTCGCCAGCAGGTCCCCGTCGTGGACCTGCCCGAGGTCGACCACCCCGCTCGCGCGGTGGGCTGGGCCGACGGCGGCACCGGTGAAGCCCCGGCGATGGTCTTCCCCGTCGAGGCGTCCTAG
- a CDS encoding choice-of-anchor V domain-containing protein — translation MSATSRLRALFLLSALGGLVAVVGLSPAPAEGRSTGANPGFAGHLLRSDGSPQTCAVCHNSFDLNAGTGSVSVEVAQTAAPGETVPITITVDNQTPPFSAGSARQGFEVTVRDPDSGAFHGRFLLADPANTAFAGSGASRDTTYVTHTLGGTSQTTWVVNWVPRNPEAGESGVVRVYVAANAADGNGTTSGDYVYTATADVVLPTADTPASPRSGFSVGTPWPNPLRAGRTARLGVAMDQPGEVTVTVLDGVGRAVRATERRALASGTSAVEVSTDGLAAGLYFVRVEGPGGRQARPLSVAR, via the coding sequence ATGTCCGCCACGTCCCGTCTCCGCGCGCTCTTCCTCCTGTCCGCCCTGGGCGGGCTCGTCGCCGTGGTCGGTCTGAGCCCTGCGCCTGCCGAGGGGCGGTCGACCGGCGCCAACCCCGGCTTCGCGGGGCACTTGCTTCGGTCCGACGGGTCGCCCCAGACGTGCGCGGTGTGCCACAACTCGTTCGACCTCAACGCGGGCACGGGCAGTGTGTCGGTGGAGGTCGCGCAGACCGCGGCGCCCGGCGAGACCGTCCCCATCACGATCACCGTCGACAACCAGACGCCGCCGTTCTCGGCGGGGTCGGCGCGGCAGGGCTTCGAGGTGACCGTCCGCGACCCGGACAGCGGCGCGTTCCATGGGCGCTTTCTGCTGGCCGATCCGGCGAACACCGCGTTCGCGGGGTCGGGGGCGAGTCGCGATACCACGTACGTGACGCACACCCTCGGCGGCACCTCGCAGACGACCTGGGTGGTGAACTGGGTACCCAGGAACCCCGAGGCCGGGGAGTCGGGCGTCGTCCGGGTCTACGTCGCCGCGAACGCCGCCGACGGCAACGGCACCACGTCGGGTGACTACGTCTACACGGCGACCGCGGACGTGGTGCTGCCGACCGCCGACACGCCGGCCTCTCCGAGGAGCGGGTTCTCGGTCGGGACGCCGTGGCCCAACCCGCTCCGCGCTGGCCGGACCGCCCGCCTTGGGGTCGCGATGGACCAGCCCGGCGAGGTGACGGTGACGGTGCTCGACGGCGTGGGCCGAGCCGTCCGCGCGACGGAGCGGCGGGCACTGGCCTCGGGGACCTCGGCGGTCGAGGTGAGCACAGACGGGCTGGCGGCGGGCCTCTACTTCGTCCGGGTCGAGGGGCCCGGAGGGCGTCAGGCCCGGCCCCTCTCGGTCGCCCGCTGA
- a CDS encoding DUF1684 domain-containing protein: MTRLLVLAAVLVGCSSEPPGPTLDHAALRASWEQWAASRDSLFRSPDSPFLPGADPEVAYYDYDSTFAVPAVLVPSLSQDTVTFPTTTGELQRYAQSGHLVFEVGGVERRLEAFQLVGSATPRLFVPFRDATTGTETYGGGRYLDLGVEPTGRYALDFNQAYNPYCVYNPTYSCPLPPAENTLEVAISAGERMP, encoded by the coding sequence GTGACCCGCCTCCTCGTCCTCGCCGCCGTGCTCGTCGGCTGCTCGTCGGAGCCGCCTGGGCCGACGCTGGACCATGCCGCACTGCGGGCGAGCTGGGAGCAGTGGGCCGCGAGCCGCGACTCGCTGTTTCGCTCGCCGGACTCGCCCTTTCTGCCCGGCGCCGACCCCGAGGTCGCGTACTACGACTACGACTCGACGTTCGCCGTCCCAGCCGTCCTCGTTCCCTCGCTCTCGCAGGACACCGTCACGTTCCCCACGACCACCGGCGAGTTGCAACGCTACGCCCAGTCCGGCCATCTGGTGTTCGAGGTGGGCGGCGTGGAGCGACGGCTGGAGGCCTTTCAATTGGTCGGCAGTGCCACGCCGCGCCTCTTCGTCCCGTTCCGCGACGCCACCACAGGGACCGAGACCTACGGAGGGGGCCGGTACCTGGACCTGGGAGTAGAGCCGACAGGGCGCTACGCGCTCGACTTCAACCAGGCCTACAACCCGTACTGCGTCTACAACCCGACGTACTCGTGCCCGCTCCCCCCGGCCGAGAACACGCTGGAGGTCGCGATCTCAGCGGGCGAGCGCATGCCCTGA
- a CDS encoding DUF5655 domain-containing protein has product MSDIKLFRTEAGAVSELTPEGFHLEKSLQALIERHLDAFLGVRFLTSEHSTGAKHGGRIDTLGIDENGCPVIIEYKRSSNENVINQGLFYLDWLFDHKAEFRLLVMDTLGHDASTAIEWSSPRLLCIAQDFTRYDEHAVQQINRNIELIRYRRYGGDLLLLELVNQTSTAPTAASSSPSSGPASYKSVTQYIADADQELTDRYEALRAFCLSLGDDVQEKTLKYYVAFKRLKNFACVEVHTKTRNVMAYLKVSPDDVDVAGDSGLRDMRGIGHYGTGDLELTISSMEDLRRMEPLIQRSYDLS; this is encoded by the coding sequence ATGAGCGACATCAAGCTCTTCCGCACCGAAGCCGGCGCCGTATCCGAACTCACCCCTGAGGGCTTCCACCTCGAGAAAAGCTTACAGGCCCTCATCGAACGTCACCTCGATGCCTTCCTCGGGGTTCGATTCCTCACGTCGGAACACTCGACGGGAGCGAAGCACGGCGGTAGGATCGACACACTGGGAATCGACGAGAACGGATGCCCTGTCATCATCGAGTACAAGCGGTCTTCGAACGAGAATGTCATCAACCAGGGCCTGTTCTACCTGGACTGGCTGTTCGACCACAAGGCAGAGTTTCGACTCCTCGTCATGGACACGCTGGGCCATGACGCATCGACCGCAATCGAGTGGTCGAGTCCGCGACTCCTCTGCATCGCACAAGACTTCACCCGCTACGACGAGCACGCCGTCCAGCAGATCAACCGCAACATCGAGCTGATCCGGTACCGTCGCTACGGCGGCGACCTCCTCCTGCTGGAACTCGTCAATCAGACCTCGACGGCTCCAACGGCTGCTTCCAGTTCGCCCTCCTCTGGCCCGGCGAGCTACAAGAGCGTCACCCAGTACATCGCGGATGCGGACCAGGAACTCACAGATCGCTACGAAGCCCTTCGGGCGTTCTGCCTCTCACTCGGTGACGACGTGCAGGAGAAGACGTTGAAGTACTACGTCGCCTTCAAGCGGCTCAAAAACTTCGCGTGTGTCGAGGTCCACACGAAAACTCGAAACGTGATGGCTTACCTCAAGGTCTCTCCCGACGATGTCGATGTCGCGGGTGACTCCGGCCTCCGTGACATGCGTGGGATCGGTCATTACGGGACCGGAGACCTAGAGTTGACGATCTCTTCCATGGAGGATCTCCGCCGGATGGAGCCGCTCATTCAGCGGAGTTATGACCTGAGCTAG
- a CDS encoding sorbosone dehydrogenase family protein — MSRVLPLALLLLAAVGARAQAPSLEITFATPGVTFAHPLGVETTPGQPGRLYVLEQGNPPRVMTLLPGDAAATVFLDLGDRAIAQGEGGLLGLAFHPDYATNGRLFVSYTAPVASPQAGVRVLESRISEFARDATDPLRADLSSERILLAVDQPADNHNGGTIDFGPDGHLYVGLGDGGGGGDPFGNGQDVTSLLGAILRIAVDDVPEGQAYRIPDDNPYAMTDGPERDEIFAYGFRNPFKFDVNGAGVWVGDVGQDTWEEVDLVVAGGNYGWNVVEGPACYPPGTSTCGQELYEAPVFSYPHDFATGGYSITGGYVIEDVDLALSGSYLFGDFVTGRLWALDPGATESTLLASTFPRASGGEGTINLSSIDPDGADILVTDYAGTIYRIVRTATDAEPAPEAGGLRLAGPNPFRDRTALALGVTGPVRVVLVDVRGREVAVLWDGPAPPRSVPVDASTLAPGVYAAVATTAHGERASVRLVRVR; from the coding sequence ATGTCCCGCGTCCTGCCGCTCGCGCTGTTGCTCCTCGCCGCCGTCGGTGCGAGAGCCCAGGCGCCGTCCCTCGAGATCACCTTCGCGACGCCCGGCGTCACGTTCGCCCACCCACTCGGCGTCGAGACCACGCCCGGCCAGCCAGGGAGGCTGTACGTGCTGGAGCAGGGCAACCCGCCCCGGGTGATGACGCTCCTCCCGGGCGACGCCGCGGCGACGGTGTTCCTCGACCTCGGCGATCGCGCCATCGCGCAGGGCGAAGGCGGCCTGCTCGGCCTCGCGTTCCACCCGGACTACGCCACCAACGGCCGCCTGTTCGTGTCCTACACCGCACCGGTCGCGTCCCCGCAGGCGGGCGTCCGTGTGCTCGAATCGCGCATCTCCGAGTTCGCGCGGGACGCCACCGATCCGCTCCGCGCCGACCTCTCGTCCGAGCGCATCTTGCTGGCCGTGGACCAGCCCGCCGACAACCACAACGGCGGCACCATCGACTTCGGCCCCGACGGCCACCTCTACGTCGGCCTCGGCGACGGCGGGGGCGGCGGCGACCCGTTCGGCAACGGCCAGGACGTGACGTCGCTCCTCGGCGCGATCCTCCGCATCGCCGTCGACGACGTGCCGGAGGGCCAGGCCTACCGGATCCCCGACGACAACCCGTACGCGATGACCGACGGCCCCGAGCGCGACGAGATCTTCGCCTACGGCTTCCGCAATCCGTTCAAGTTCGACGTCAACGGCGCGGGGGTCTGGGTGGGCGATGTGGGGCAGGACACCTGGGAGGAGGTCGACCTCGTCGTGGCGGGGGGCAACTACGGCTGGAACGTGGTCGAAGGGCCGGCCTGCTATCCGCCGGGGACCAGCACCTGTGGGCAGGAACTCTACGAGGCGCCGGTGTTCTCGTACCCGCATGACTTCGCGACGGGGGGCTACTCGATCACCGGCGGCTACGTGATCGAGGACGTGGATCTCGCCCTCTCGGGGTCCTACCTCTTCGGCGACTTCGTGACGGGGCGCCTCTGGGCCCTCGACCCCGGCGCGACGGAGTCGACGCTGCTCGCGAGCACGTTCCCGCGTGCGAGCGGTGGAGAGGGGACGATCAACCTCTCGTCCATCGACCCGGACGGCGCCGACATCCTGGTGACGGACTACGCAGGCACGATCTACCGCATCGTGCGCACCGCCACGGATGCCGAGCCGGCTCCCGAGGCGGGAGGCCTCCGGCTGGCGGGCCCCAACCCGTTCCGCGACCGGACAGCGCTGGCCCTCGGCGTGACCGGGCCGGTCCGGGTGGTGCTGGTGGACGTGCGCGGCCGGGAGGTCGCGGTGCTCTGGGACGGCCCGGCACCGCCGCGGTCGGTCCCGGTGGACGCGTCGACGCTGGCGCCCGGCGTGTATGCGGCCGTCGCCACGACCGCCCACGGCGAGCGCGCCTCGGTCCGCCTCGTCCGCGTCCGGTAG
- a CDS encoding MBL fold metallo-hydrolase: MPLSRTLLATASLAGVTIGAAVAATRLPVFGARPEGDRLDRMRRSPQWDGAAFRNPLPMQSMGSPGTILEWLFGGRETRQPSEPVPTVARTRADFDAPTNLRLTWLGHGTTLVELEGRRVLIDPVFSRNASPGPLFGVARFFEPPLPLAEVPDLDAVVLTHDHYDHLDAATVRQLAPTVPRWVCPLGVGAHLERWGVPADRITERDWWDEAEVNGLRLVCTPARHFSGRFLDDRNRTLWCGWAILGETYRVYATGDGGFGPHFAEVGDRLGPFDATLAEIGAYNQGWADVHMGPEQAVRAVQHARGGLLVPVHWGTFNLAFHGWTEPAERIVVAAQVAGVPLVVPRPGEPVEPAAPQPIERWWPEVAWQTAAEAPVVSSALDLGPEGAR, encoded by the coding sequence ATGCCCCTGTCTCGCACGTTGCTCGCCACCGCCTCCCTCGCTGGCGTGACCATCGGAGCCGCCGTCGCGGCCACCCGCCTCCCCGTCTTCGGCGCGCGTCCCGAAGGCGACCGCCTCGACCGCATGCGCCGCTCCCCGCAGTGGGACGGTGCCGCCTTCCGCAACCCGCTCCCGATGCAGTCGATGGGGTCACCAGGGACCATCCTGGAGTGGTTATTCGGAGGGCGCGAGACGCGCCAGCCGAGCGAGCCGGTGCCCACCGTCGCCCGCACCCGCGCCGACTTCGACGCGCCGACGAACCTCCGCCTGACGTGGCTCGGCCACGGCACGACGCTGGTCGAACTGGAAGGCCGACGTGTTCTGATCGACCCCGTGTTCAGCCGAAACGCCTCGCCGGGGCCGCTCTTCGGCGTCGCGCGGTTCTTCGAGCCGCCGCTGCCGCTCGCCGAGGTGCCCGACCTCGACGCCGTGGTGCTGACGCACGACCACTACGACCACCTCGACGCCGCGACGGTCCGCCAGCTCGCCCCGACGGTGCCGCGCTGGGTGTGCCCGCTGGGCGTCGGCGCGCACCTGGAGCGCTGGGGTGTCCCGGCGGACCGCATCACGGAGCGCGACTGGTGGGACGAGGCCGAGGTGAACGGCCTGCGCCTCGTCTGCACGCCCGCGCGCCACTTCTCCGGCCGCTTCCTCGACGACCGCAACCGCACGCTCTGGTGCGGGTGGGCCATCCTGGGAGAGACCTACCGCGTCTACGCCACCGGCGACGGTGGCTTCGGGCCCCACTTCGCCGAGGTGGGCGATCGCCTCGGACCGTTCGACGCGACGCTGGCCGAGATCGGCGCCTACAACCAGGGCTGGGCAGACGTCCACATGGGGCCGGAGCAGGCGGTCCGCGCCGTCCAGCACGCGCGAGGCGGCCTGCTGGTGCCGGTCCACTGGGGGACGTTCAACCTCGCCTTCCACGGATGGACGGAGCCCGCCGAGCGCATCGTCGTGGCGGCCCAGGTGGCAGGCGTCCCCCTCGTCGTGCCACGACCGGGAGAACCCGTCGAGCCCGCCGCGCCCCAGCCCATCGAGCGGTGGTGGCCCGAGGTCGCGTGGCAGACGGCCGCCGAGGCGCCGGTCGTCTCGTCCGCCCTCGACCTGGGGCCGGAGGGGGCCCGCTGA
- a CDS encoding DVUA0089 family protein — protein sequence MRYRLGRAALAALAFPLLLTACDSGGPDSIDVSALEAAFDCDVRAISTDANVSGSLAAGDCQLDDDSFIDYYAFEIDETASVYIEHSSSQVDPYLFLFSPSGALLDQNDDVSEGNLNAAIERTLQAGIYAIGANSFDAGEVGAYSIRVSID from the coding sequence ATGCGCTACCGCCTCGGCCGGGCCGCCCTCGCAGCCCTCGCCTTCCCACTCCTGCTGACCGCCTGCGACTCGGGAGGCCCCGACTCGATCGACGTGTCCGCCCTCGAAGCGGCCTTCGACTGTGACGTCCGCGCCATCTCGACGGACGCGAACGTCAGCGGCTCCCTCGCCGCCGGCGACTGCCAACTCGACGACGACTCGTTCATCGACTACTACGCGTTCGAGATCGACGAGACGGCCTCGGTGTACATCGAGCACTCGTCCAGCCAGGTCGACCCGTACCTCTTCCTCTTCAGCCCGTCGGGCGCGCTCCTCGACCAGAACGATGACGTGAGCGAGGGCAACCTGAACGCGGCCATCGAGCGCACCCTCCAGGCCGGGATCTACGCTATCGGAGCCAACTCCTTCGACGCTGGCGAGGTGGGCGCCTACTCGATCCGCGTGAGCATCGACTAG